A DNA window from Allokutzneria albata contains the following coding sequences:
- a CDS encoding peptidoglycan recognition protein family protein, protein MPYLTWMADVLRDAGLRVEEVDGWQSRGHRGGVRDIRGVLLHHTVGAPTGNFPSLDFILRGQPPEKPPPLANLGLARDGTWYTIAAGLANHAGRGRWPGIPLDNGNPHLIGVEAESTGADHGDWTQAQLESYPQGVAALLRHLGLPAERAIAHKEWAPTRKKDPAGWPGGINGFRDTVRAHLEDDMPLSDNDIYRIWDFKAHELNNPAAVHSAAVWLVGANMGAWQAERQLVGLRTAVEKLAEAVGSAQGVNADDLKKAIGEAIAEAAPAVPVAPGNGEG, encoded by the coding sequence ATGCCTTATCTGACGTGGATGGCCGACGTCCTGCGCGATGCGGGACTTCGGGTCGAAGAAGTGGACGGCTGGCAGAGCCGGGGACATCGAGGGGGTGTGCGCGACATCCGCGGCGTGCTGCTGCACCACACCGTGGGCGCACCCACCGGGAACTTCCCCTCACTGGACTTCATCCTCCGCGGCCAGCCGCCCGAGAAACCACCGCCACTGGCCAACCTCGGCCTGGCCCGTGACGGCACCTGGTACACGATCGCGGCCGGGCTCGCCAACCACGCCGGTCGCGGAAGGTGGCCGGGAATTCCCCTCGACAACGGCAATCCGCACCTGATCGGCGTCGAGGCCGAGTCGACCGGCGCCGACCACGGTGACTGGACCCAGGCGCAGCTGGAGAGCTACCCGCAGGGCGTCGCCGCGCTGCTGCGGCACCTGGGGCTGCCCGCGGAGCGGGCGATCGCGCACAAGGAATGGGCGCCGACCCGCAAGAAGGACCCCGCCGGGTGGCCCGGCGGCATCAACGGTTTCCGCGACACCGTTCGCGCGCACTTGGAGGACGACATGCCGCTCAGCGACAACGACATCTACCGCATCTGGGACTTCAAGGCGCACGAGCTGAACAACCCGGCCGCCGTGCACTCGGCCGCCGTGTGGCTGGTCGGCGCCAACATGGGTGCGTGGCAGGCCGAGCGGCAGCTCGTCGGTCTGCGCACCGCCGTGGAGAAGCTGGCCGAGGCCGTCGGCTCCGCGCAGGGCGTCAACGCCGACGACTTGAAGAAGGCCATCGGCGAGGCCATCGCCGAGGCAGCGCCCGCCGTTCCGGTCGCCCCGGGCAACGGCGAGGGGTGA